One genomic segment of Dehalogenimonas alkenigignens includes these proteins:
- the nusA gene encoding transcription termination factor NusA — translation MKSDFLLAITQLSAEKNLSKEVVLAAVEAALVSAYRKESFAPNQNIQAKIDPQTGRVRVWAEKTVVEAVEDPRKEITLAEARKVQPGIQMGEPVIVEATPHDAGRIAAQTAKQVILQRLHEAENTAIVDEYAGKAGDIVSGLVQRIEPKQTIVDLGRAEAVMPSSEQVYSERHRPGQRIRAYLVEVAKGIKGPLVILSRSHPGLLRRLFEMEIPEIFSGMVEIKAVAREAGARSKVAVSARQSGIDPVGCCVGLRGIRIQNIVSELNGEKIDVVPWSGDSATFIANALSPAQVVRVILNESEKSATAIIPDRQQSLAIGKEGQNVRLAVKLTGWRIDIKSVTEYEATHPAVPEAPPVKTPEPLVIAQPKTPEKPPEKAVEKAHEKPAAKPVEKIEKHVETPVPVVIEPVVFTAPETTPAAAPEEVGVALSLNVPEKTPAAAGSKSGVRFAEDILGRSADRVDRKKKKSRDDDGGKGKKKRHGGAGEFDTDEYD, via the coding sequence ATGAAGAGCGATTTCCTGCTCGCCATCACACAGCTCTCCGCCGAAAAAAACCTCTCCAAAGAGGTAGTTCTGGCGGCTGTTGAAGCAGCTCTGGTTTCCGCCTATCGCAAGGAGAGTTTTGCCCCCAACCAGAATATTCAAGCCAAGATAGATCCGCAGACAGGCCGAGTCAGGGTCTGGGCTGAGAAGACGGTTGTCGAAGCCGTTGAAGATCCCCGCAAGGAAATCACCCTGGCTGAAGCCCGAAAAGTCCAACCTGGCATTCAGATGGGGGAGCCCGTTATCGTCGAAGCGACGCCCCATGATGCCGGCCGCATCGCCGCTCAGACCGCCAAGCAGGTTATTTTACAACGGCTTCACGAAGCTGAGAACACTGCCATCGTCGATGAGTATGCCGGCAAGGCCGGGGATATAGTCTCCGGCTTAGTTCAGCGTATCGAGCCGAAACAGACCATAGTTGACCTCGGCCGGGCTGAAGCGGTGATGCCGTCCTCAGAGCAAGTATATTCGGAACGACACCGTCCCGGGCAGCGCATACGGGCTTACCTTGTTGAAGTAGCCAAGGGAATTAAGGGACCGCTGGTGATACTGTCCCGTTCCCACCCCGGGCTACTGCGGCGTCTGTTCGAGATGGAAATCCCGGAGATATTTTCGGGCATGGTCGAAATTAAAGCAGTTGCCCGTGAAGCCGGCGCCAGAAGCAAAGTGGCGGTTTCAGCCCGTCAGTCGGGCATTGATCCAGTCGGTTGCTGCGTCGGTCTGCGCGGCATTCGCATCCAAAATATTGTTTCTGAATTAAACGGGGAAAAAATTGATGTGGTGCCCTGGAGCGGGGATTCTGCGACGTTTATTGCCAATGCGCTGTCTCCGGCTCAGGTAGTGCGAGTTATCTTAAATGAGAGTGAAAAATCCGCGACAGCTATTATTCCTGACCGGCAGCAGAGCCTGGCTATCGGCAAAGAAGGGCAAAACGTCCGTCTGGCAGTAAAACTAACCGGCTGGCGGATTGATATTAAGAGCGTTACAGAATACGAAGCCACACACCCGGCAGTTCCCGAAGCGCCTCCGGTCAAGACGCCGGAACCGCTTGTCATAGCACAACCGAAAACCCCGGAAAAACCGCCGGAAAAAGCGGTGGAAAAAGCTCATGAAAAGCCCGCCGCTAAACCGGTGGAAAAAATTGAAAAACATGTTGAGACTCCGGTTCCGGTGGTTATCGAACCTGTGGTCTTCACTGCGCCGGAAACAACCCCTGCTGCCGCTCCGGAAGAGGTCGGCGTGGCATTATCGCTTAATGTTCCTGAAAAGACGCCGGCTGCCGCCGGAAGCAAGTCAGGAGTACGTTTCGCTGAAGATATCCTCGGGCGGTCGGCCGACCGTGTGGACCGGAAGAAGAAAAAGAGCCGGGATGATGACGGCGGCAAGGGCAAGAAAAAGCGTCACGGCGGCGCCGGTGAATTCGATACCGATGAATACGACTAA
- the rnpM gene encoding RNase P modulator RnpM, translated as MNTTKKQPQRTCVACRSVGGKRGLLRVVRTPEGRVLLDPSGRLPGRGAYFCRENACLAAAVKGVQLEHILKVKMISEDRETLKTALGEILKEQAVV; from the coding sequence ATGAATACGACTAAAAAGCAGCCTCAGCGGACTTGTGTTGCCTGCCGTTCGGTCGGCGGCAAGCGCGGTCTGCTCCGCGTCGTGCGTACTCCGGAGGGGAGAGTATTACTTGATCCTTCGGGGCGTTTGCCGGGCCGCGGCGCTTATTTCTGCCGCGAAAACGCTTGTCTAGCAGCGGCGGTTAAAGGCGTTCAGTTGGAACATATTTTGAAAGTAAAAATGATTTCGGAAGATCGTGAAACCTTGAAAACCGCGCTGGGCGAAATACTTAAGGAGCAGGCCGTTGTCTGA
- the infB gene encoding translation initiation factor IF-2, with translation MSEERKEAPVRASLPQGGKIVELPAAVSVRQLSQAIRQNPIEVIKQLMRNGLMANINEVIDYEAAAKIAADFGIEVRPQAIRSAASRRKKPEHEETKHLPLRPPVVTIMGHVDHGKTRLLDAIRQTHVMESEAGGITQHIGAYQVEVKGQKITFLDTPGHEAFTAMRARGARATDITVLVVAADDGIMPQTLEAIDHARAAGVPIIVAINKIDKPGANADRVKQQLADHGLVVEDWGGDTIAVGTSAKERLGIDDLLENILLVAEMEDLHADPTLPGTGVVIEAEMDKSRGAMATVLVQNGSLKVGDIVVVGETFGKVKAMFNDQGKHLRKAEPATPVVIMGLPVVPGVGDTLASVDSERQARQILSEKKAVKKPVSVSLASLHEQIASGKVKELNIILKTDVQGSIEPIRTSLEKLATDKLTVHIIHSGTGNVTENDVMLAIASHGLVIGFSTGVESGATRLADQEKIDIRRYDIIYNLIEDVDKALKGLIEPEIVEVIEGRAEVRAVFPAGKKAKVAGVYVTEGKAARGARVRVQRGKDTLAESPIVSLRRFKDDVREIAAGFEGGVGLETFNEFQPGDVLEFLRKEKSA, from the coding sequence TTGTCTGAGGAACGAAAAGAAGCGCCGGTTCGGGCAAGCCTACCGCAGGGCGGCAAGATCGTCGAACTGCCGGCCGCTGTCAGCGTGCGCCAACTGTCTCAGGCTATCCGCCAGAATCCCATCGAAGTCATCAAGCAATTGATGCGGAATGGCTTGATGGCAAATATTAACGAAGTCATTGACTATGAAGCCGCCGCCAAAATAGCCGCGGATTTCGGCATTGAAGTCAGGCCGCAGGCTATCCGTTCGGCGGCCTCTCGGCGCAAAAAGCCGGAACATGAGGAAACCAAGCACCTCCCGCTGCGCCCGCCCGTCGTCACCATAATGGGTCACGTCGACCATGGAAAAACCCGCTTGCTTGATGCGATTCGACAGACCCATGTTATGGAATCAGAAGCCGGCGGCATCACCCAGCACATCGGAGCTTATCAGGTAGAAGTCAAAGGCCAAAAAATTACTTTTTTGGATACTCCGGGTCATGAGGCTTTTACCGCCATGCGCGCCCGCGGCGCCCGAGCTACCGACATCACTGTACTCGTGGTTGCTGCGGATGACGGCATCATGCCTCAGACGCTTGAGGCAATAGATCACGCCCGTGCGGCCGGTGTACCGATTATCGTAGCCATCAATAAAATTGATAAGCCCGGAGCCAATGCAGACCGGGTCAAGCAGCAGCTGGCTGACCATGGTTTGGTGGTCGAGGATTGGGGCGGTGACACCATCGCCGTTGGAACCTCAGCCAAGGAACGCCTGGGTATTGACGACCTGCTGGAGAACATCCTTCTGGTTGCTGAGATGGAAGACCTGCATGCCGATCCGACCCTCCCCGGTACCGGAGTCGTTATCGAGGCCGAGATGGACAAAAGCCGTGGAGCGATGGCCACGGTCCTGGTGCAGAACGGTTCGCTTAAGGTAGGCGACATCGTCGTCGTCGGCGAAACCTTCGGCAAGGTCAAAGCCATGTTCAATGATCAAGGCAAACACCTCAGAAAGGCCGAGCCAGCCACACCGGTAGTGATCATGGGCCTCCCGGTCGTTCCCGGCGTCGGCGATACCCTGGCATCGGTAGACTCTGAACGGCAGGCGCGCCAGATACTGTCGGAGAAGAAGGCAGTCAAAAAACCGGTTTCGGTCAGCTTGGCCAGCCTGCATGAGCAGATCGCTTCGGGTAAGGTCAAAGAACTCAATATTATTCTTAAAACCGACGTTCAGGGTTCCATTGAGCCAATTCGTACCTCACTGGAGAAACTGGCAACCGATAAATTAACCGTTCACATCATTCACTCGGGTACCGGTAACGTTACCGAAAATGATGTTATGCTTGCTATCGCTTCCCACGGCCTGGTCATCGGCTTTTCAACGGGAGTCGAGTCCGGCGCCACCCGCCTGGCTGACCAGGAAAAAATTGACATCCGCCGGTATGACATCATCTACAACCTCATCGAAGATGTCGATAAGGCGCTTAAAGGCTTGATTGAACCGGAGATCGTTGAAGTAATAGAAGGCCGTGCCGAGGTGCGTGCCGTTTTCCCGGCCGGCAAAAAGGCTAAGGTCGCCGGGGTTTATGTCACCGAAGGCAAAGCCGCCCGTGGAGCCCGGGTTCGGGTACAGCGCGGCAAAGACACGCTGGCTGAAAGCCCCATCGTTTCCCTCCGGCGCTTCAAGGATGATGTCCGTGAGATCGCTGCTGGTTTTGAAGGCGGAGTAGGTTTAGAGACATTCAACGAATTTCAACCCGGCGATGTGCTTGAGTTCCTGCGCAAGGAAAAGAGTGCTTGA
- the rbfA gene encoding 30S ribosome-binding factor RbfA — MSHRIERINQLIRKEISELLQREVRDPRLSGLISVTAVETAADLRFTKVFVSHLAGSEHKEELLRTLNAAARFFRGELGKVLELRYVPEIAFYWDDSIERGDQLSRLIDQANKSDANIAG, encoded by the coding sequence TTGAGCCACCGCATAGAACGCATCAATCAGTTGATCCGCAAGGAAATCAGCGAGCTTTTACAGCGCGAAGTCCGCGACCCTCGCCTGTCAGGTTTGATTTCAGTCACCGCCGTTGAGACTGCGGCGGATCTGCGTTTTACTAAAGTATTTGTTAGCCATCTGGCAGGCAGTGAACATAAAGAAGAGTTACTCAGAACTTTGAATGCCGCCGCCCGCTTTTTCCGGGGCGAATTAGGCAAGGTCCTCGAACTGCGCTACGTGCCTGAAATCGCCTTTTATTGGGATGATTCCATTGAACGCGGTGACCAGTTGTCCCGTTTGATAGATCAGGCCAACAAATCCGACGCCAATATCGCGGGCTAA
- a CDS encoding YifB family Mg chelatase-like AAA ATPase yields the protein MLARVMTCALLGLEGTIVEVEVDIAPGLPNFFIVGLPDTAIQEARERVRYAVRNSGFVFPTKRIVASLAPADFKKSGPAYDLPIALGIIMSSGQLNVDVSGLIVLGELSLEGRLRHTTGILPMVALALQKGYRRVVVPAEDAFEASLVEGAEIIPVESLLQLAEFLAGNIPAPKCPPRPAEAADLPAKGVDMSFIKGQEHVKRALEVAAAGAHNVVMSGPPGSGKTMLARALTTIMPPLTNAEALEVTKIMSVAGCLRPGTALVRERPFRSPHYTTSAAGLVGGGHWPRPGEITLSHRGVLFLDELPEFGHNMLEVLRQPLEDRLVTISRSQGSVTFPANFMMVGAMNPCPCGYFGDNLKECRCPPSAITKYQARLSGPFLDRVDIFIDVPRVNYDKLSGEHQGETSESISSRVTAARQIQTRRFSGTHLVANNDMTAPEIKRYCKLDPAAESLLRTAMRQLSLSARAFHRTQRLARTIADLEGAESILAHHMAEALQYRPRLVVEGG from the coding sequence ATGTTAGCGCGCGTCATGACCTGCGCCCTGCTCGGCCTCGAAGGCACCATTGTCGAGGTCGAGGTTGATATTGCCCCCGGATTACCCAATTTTTTTATCGTCGGGCTTCCTGATACCGCTATTCAGGAAGCCCGCGAACGGGTGCGTTATGCGGTGCGGAATTCTGGTTTCGTATTTCCAACAAAACGCATCGTGGCCAGTTTGGCCCCGGCAGATTTTAAAAAGTCCGGCCCTGCTTACGACCTGCCTATCGCTCTGGGCATAATCATGAGTTCCGGACAGCTAAACGTTGATGTCAGCGGCCTGATCGTCCTTGGAGAATTATCTCTTGAAGGCAGGCTCAGACACACCACGGGAATTTTACCAATGGTAGCGCTCGCCCTTCAGAAAGGATACCGGCGCGTCGTGGTTCCAGCTGAAGATGCGTTCGAAGCATCTTTGGTTGAAGGCGCAGAAATTATTCCGGTTGAAAGCCTGTTACAACTGGCGGAATTCCTGGCTGGGAATATCCCGGCTCCGAAATGCCCGCCCCGGCCGGCTGAGGCTGCGGACCTGCCGGCTAAAGGGGTTGACATGTCTTTCATTAAAGGTCAGGAACATGTAAAACGCGCCCTTGAGGTGGCGGCTGCCGGGGCTCACAATGTTGTTATGTCCGGTCCACCCGGTTCCGGCAAAACCATGCTGGCTCGGGCCTTGACCACCATTATGCCGCCGTTGACTAACGCTGAAGCACTGGAAGTGACCAAAATTATGAGCGTCGCCGGCTGCCTCCGGCCCGGTACGGCTTTAGTTCGGGAACGGCCTTTTAGATCGCCGCATTATACTACTTCCGCCGCCGGGTTGGTCGGCGGGGGCCATTGGCCACGGCCTGGAGAGATCACACTTTCCCACCGCGGGGTGCTGTTCCTCGATGAACTCCCGGAATTTGGCCACAACATGCTCGAAGTGCTCCGACAACCCCTTGAAGATCGATTGGTCACCATTTCCAGGTCCCAGGGTTCGGTAACTTTCCCGGCTAATTTCATGATGGTCGGCGCTATGAATCCCTGCCCGTGCGGTTATTTCGGAGATAACCTGAAAGAGTGCCGGTGCCCGCCTTCTGCAATTACAAAATACCAGGCAAGGCTTTCAGGCCCGTTCCTGGATAGAGTGGACATCTTTATTGATGTGCCCCGGGTTAATTACGATAAATTGTCAGGCGAGCATCAGGGCGAGACTTCGGAATCGATAAGCTCCAGGGTAACCGCGGCACGGCAGATACAAACCAGGCGGTTCAGCGGTACCCACCTGGTAGCCAATAACGATATGACGGCGCCCGAAATCAAGCGTTATTGCAAACTGGATCCGGCGGCGGAAAGCCTGTTGCGCACTGCCATGCGCCAACTTTCCCTCTCAGCCAGAGCTTTCCACAGGACCCAGCGCCTGGCTCGGACGATTGCTGATCTGGAAGGAGCCGAATCAATTCTGGCTCATCACATGGCTGAAGCCCTGCAATACAGACCGCGGTTGGTCGTCGAGGGAGGATGA